The Saccharopolyspora gloriosae genome has a segment encoding these proteins:
- a CDS encoding CPBP family intramembrane glutamic endopeptidase — translation MSDFPATAEPTPEATPYHLLARDSRHRWWTPLFSLLFGAVLAFVLLLVAMVLLGLFVLYPAGFGEFRLASLWLHPDYVETVLRDPFVLLFVSFGALAALIPAAMLTVLWVQRRSPRQLIGVTGRLRWGWLGECLLAAVALFAVAFAISALLTWLGGRSAGPGFPGWADYARIVGLAVLVVPFQSAAEEIAFRGFLLQTLTAWFRTPWVAIAITSVLFLLGHGYTDPMVWVELLVMAVVMCWLTLRTGGLEAAIALHVANNSLSVLVSGLSGVPGIEQAGDFALGDVLPFIAAVLGYAWWVDRRAAQRKEWTVTGGRVPLDPWSLRVGTQDDLRAGVTG, via the coding sequence GTGAGCGACTTCCCGGCAACGGCGGAACCGACGCCGGAAGCCACCCCGTACCACCTCCTCGCCCGCGATTCCCGGCACCGGTGGTGGACCCCGCTGTTCTCCCTGCTGTTCGGCGCCGTGCTGGCGTTCGTGCTGCTGCTGGTCGCGATGGTGCTGCTCGGCCTGTTCGTGCTGTACCCGGCGGGATTCGGCGAGTTCCGGCTGGCGTCGCTGTGGCTGCACCCGGACTACGTGGAGACGGTGCTGCGTGATCCGTTCGTCCTGCTGTTCGTCTCCTTCGGGGCGCTTGCCGCGTTGATCCCGGCGGCGATGCTCACCGTGCTCTGGGTGCAGCGGCGCAGTCCCCGGCAGCTCATCGGCGTCACCGGGCGCCTCCGCTGGGGGTGGCTCGGCGAATGCCTGCTCGCCGCGGTGGCCCTGTTCGCCGTGGCGTTCGCGATCTCGGCGTTGCTGACCTGGCTAGGCGGGCGGTCGGCCGGCCCGGGCTTTCCGGGCTGGGCCGACTACGCGCGGATCGTGGGGCTGGCGGTCCTCGTCGTCCCGTTCCAGAGTGCCGCCGAAGAGATCGCCTTCCGCGGGTTCCTGCTGCAGACCTTGACCGCGTGGTTTCGCACACCGTGGGTGGCGATCGCGATCACCTCGGTGCTGTTCCTGCTCGGCCACGGCTACACCGATCCGATGGTGTGGGTCGAGCTGCTGGTGATGGCGGTCGTGATGTGCTGGCTGACGCTGCGCACCGGCGGCCTGGAAGCGGCGATCGCGCTGCACGTGGCGAACAACAGCCTCAGCGTGCTGGTCAGCGGCCTGTCCGGGGTTCCGGGCATCGAACAGGCCGGTGACTTCGCGCTCGGCGACGTGCTGCCGTTCATCGCGGCGGTGCTCGGTTACGCCTGGTGGGTGGATCGAAGGGCTGCTCAGCGGAAGGAGTGGACCGTCACCGGTGGCCGGGTGCCGCTGGATCCTTGGTCGCTGCGCGTGGGGACCCAAGACGATCTCCGGGCCGGGGTGACGGGGTAG
- a CDS encoding Txe/YoeB family addiction module toxin: MKLVWDENAWDDYVWWQTQDRKVLKRINALLKDVERNGNEGIGKPEPLKHGFHGFWSRRITDEHRLVYRLQEDQIQIASCRYHYGS, from the coding sequence ATGAAGTTGGTCTGGGATGAGAACGCCTGGGACGACTACGTCTGGTGGCAGACCCAAGACCGCAAAGTCCTCAAACGGATCAACGCGCTACTGAAGGATGTAGAGCGGAACGGGAACGAAGGAATCGGCAAGCCGGAGCCGCTCAAACACGGCTTCCACGGGTTCTGGTCACGCCGAATCACCGACGAACATCGCCTCGTTTACCGGCTACAAGAAGATCAAATTCAGATCGCCTCGTGCCGGTACCACTACGGCAGCTGA
- a CDS encoding carbohydrate ABC transporter permease: MARRARKPADTAKWTVLNAIVVLYALVPVLWIVSLSFKTSAGLSDGRFIPAEWTLENYAAIFRTGEFLRALLNSIGIALIATAIAVALGTMAAYAIARLTFPGKRLLVGVSLLIAMFPQVSLVSPLFEIERTLGLFDTWPGLILPYITFSLPLAIYTLSAFFREIPWQLEEAAKMDGATPAQAFRKVIAPLAAPGVFTTAILVFIFCWNDFLFAISLTSTEASRTVPVALQFFTGDSQFEDPTGTIAAAAVVITIPIILFVLFFQRRIVSGLTSGAVKE; this comes from the coding sequence ATGGCCCGCCGTGCGCGGAAACCCGCCGACACCGCCAAGTGGACCGTGCTCAACGCGATCGTGGTGCTCTACGCGCTGGTGCCGGTGCTGTGGATCGTGTCGCTGTCGTTCAAGACCTCCGCCGGGCTCAGCGACGGCAGGTTCATCCCGGCGGAGTGGACGCTGGAGAACTACGCGGCGATCTTCCGGACCGGGGAGTTCCTGCGCGCCCTGCTGAACTCCATCGGCATCGCGCTGATCGCCACCGCGATCGCCGTGGCGCTGGGCACCATGGCCGCCTACGCGATCGCGCGGCTGACGTTCCCCGGCAAGCGGCTGCTGGTCGGGGTGTCGCTGCTCATCGCGATGTTCCCGCAGGTGTCGTTGGTGTCGCCGCTGTTCGAGATCGAGCGGACCCTCGGACTGTTCGACACCTGGCCGGGGCTGATCCTGCCGTACATCACGTTCTCGCTGCCGCTGGCGATCTACACGCTCTCGGCGTTCTTCCGGGAGATCCCGTGGCAGCTGGAGGAGGCGGCGAAGATGGACGGGGCCACTCCGGCGCAGGCGTTCCGGAAGGTGATCGCTCCGCTGGCCGCGCCGGGCGTGTTCACCACGGCGATCCTGGTGTTCATCTTCTGCTGGAACGATTTCCTGTTCGCCATCTCGCTCACCTCCACCGAGGCGTCCCGCACGGTGCCGGTGGCGTTGCAGTTCTTCACCGGCGACTCGCAGTTCGAGGACCCCACCGGCACGATCGCCGCGGCCGCCGTCGTGATCACGATCCCGATCATCCTGTTCGTGCTGTTCTTCCAGCGCAGAATCGTCTCCGGCCTCACCTCCGGCGCCGTCAAGGAGTGA
- a CDS encoding carbohydrate ABC transporter permease has translation MSATDTAKRAERRLGWALCAPAALVMVAVTGWPILYAVWLSFQRYDLKYPDQREFVGLDNYLTVLGNQYWWTAFGATVLITVVQLVIEFVLGMALALIMHRALIGRGLVRTVSLIPYGIVTVVAAFSWRYAWTPDTGYLANLFSDGAPLTERASSLAIIIVAEVWKTTPFMALLLMTGLALVSEDLLEAAQIDGASKWQRFTKVMLPVMKPAILVALLFRTLDAFRVFDNIVVLTEGAQDTSSVSVLAYNNLIKGLNLGIGSTMSVLIFLAVALIAFLFVKLFGTAAPGADDDGRR, from the coding sequence ATGTCCGCCACGGACACCGCCAAGCGCGCCGAGCGCAGGCTCGGCTGGGCGTTGTGCGCACCGGCGGCGCTGGTGATGGTCGCCGTCACCGGCTGGCCGATCCTGTACGCGGTGTGGCTCTCGTTCCAGCGCTACGACCTGAAGTACCCGGACCAGCGCGAGTTCGTCGGGCTGGACAACTACCTCACGGTGCTCGGCAACCAGTACTGGTGGACCGCGTTCGGCGCCACCGTGCTCATCACCGTCGTGCAGCTGGTGATCGAGTTCGTGCTGGGCATGGCGCTGGCGCTGATCATGCACCGGGCGCTGATCGGGCGCGGGCTGGTGCGCACCGTCAGCCTCATCCCGTACGGCATCGTCACCGTCGTCGCCGCGTTCAGCTGGCGCTACGCGTGGACGCCGGACACCGGTTACCTGGCGAACCTGTTCTCCGACGGGGCGCCGCTCACCGAACGCGCCTCCTCGCTCGCGATCATCATCGTCGCCGAGGTGTGGAAGACGACGCCGTTCATGGCGCTGCTGCTGATGACCGGGCTCGCGCTGGTCTCCGAGGACCTGCTGGAGGCGGCGCAGATCGACGGCGCGAGCAAGTGGCAGCGGTTCACCAAGGTGATGCTGCCGGTGATGAAACCGGCGATCCTCGTCGCGCTGCTGTTCCGCACGCTCGACGCGTTCCGCGTCTTCGACAACATCGTGGTGCTCACCGAAGGCGCGCAGGACACCTCCTCGGTGTCGGTGCTGGCCTACAACAACCTGATCAAAGGGCTCAACCTCGGCATCGGCTCCACCATGTCCGTGCTGATCTTCCTCGCGGTGGCGCTGATCGCGTTCCTGTTCGTGAAGCTGTTCGGTACCGCCGCGCCCGGCGCCGACGACGACGGGAGGCGCTGA
- a CDS encoding patatin-like protein, producing the protein MADEDLTDTDTAEGGRPENGSADAENDQELRLALAMRGGASLAVWIGGAVAEIDLLRCATSGPESGSTPGAAAASGTAKPGPAKPDDEHPWSALAGLAGYDSVSVDVLAGASAGGLNATLLSASIVYGMPFEDMRELWVRLADLEAMCRAVPKFWQRRPDSLLEGDGYFRAELARLITELTPAPKDARNLGHRLDLLLTATLLDPVLERHFDGRSGALTEQRRTATFRFRHRGRSGQPLSDFGTGKEFPATALRLAQAARATSSFPFAFEPAQVHSSTGTPPPGEPDMFGVFSENTADPRPYRVIDGGVLDNIPVTAAVEAMAEVPTERPSARWLLYLNPEPETVGEGRPLSRQLALPVASTALSARMSQESLLADIHALDEHNAAVQRTELRRRSVFAPLLPADPAEQEAVLFSQVEQVEAEYAVVRAELDAQAVLRLLVEPAGTEDGRLLPPVVGDPLDGWSPQVRTVLGRRLSTGLAGLAAAEPNRVFDDVRGLSSGVQECLDWARDIGRWAAVDQLPVIGGCKSALYRLRTFAEVLEGHADRYWINGAVLEPIVELGELADWVLRVAERRERVQHRLPSPVRPLLGAVLNEVEQGTRFQRALEDFAAELESMADSSGADAVPWDEHGVDAIAEARVVLHRIADRLAAAAPPRTRSESPAQIGYGLLERTERRPDVLRALVVLTAPLDVGRSPGDRINFLRVVSDAPSPLPFDALRNEGQLRVEDKVRGGDLANFGAFLSARWRANDWMWGRLDAASALVGLLLVPARLLRHSAELGPEGIAERLRVIVTTPTRAELGETANSERWQGFLTELWTRHADQVRAELAAMFADPVDEHPLTETKALVVERLHWTIAAQELPFVATVAAGADPAEPRLPDIPEPQRLTRDVERYSVGKQRVVDLGEPRLASVATRSALVAYRAVRPGTSGVLRLLGRVAMTLIKPVLLLAVLAVAAPRRVALILFLGATAVALSGVAPAGTDVAPHMREYSLTCPAEAPPPDATMSCLLNEPATAIGARIAVVPHESSAVTVLRPFTYDPFTMNLGVLLALLVAAVSALWLGFRLAGHGKGLARWLPAVFIAAAMTTALLWTASSGFTLGPQGLVLAAVLLTWLGSLGLRPLGRAVAAVLSAVVFAGAMWLAEPAVGAVDWLLPASIVAAYAHMVLLSTVDLLRPRPRPERSEPGARPRAKPDSARSDAVRAAPATGG; encoded by the coding sequence ATGGCCGATGAGGACCTGACCGACACGGATACCGCCGAGGGCGGCCGGCCCGAGAACGGGTCGGCCGATGCGGAGAACGATCAGGAACTCCGGTTGGCGCTGGCGATGCGCGGCGGTGCCAGCCTCGCGGTGTGGATCGGCGGCGCGGTCGCCGAGATCGACCTGCTGCGCTGCGCGACGTCCGGACCGGAGAGCGGGTCGACACCTGGCGCCGCGGCAGCATCCGGAACGGCGAAACCGGGACCCGCGAAACCGGACGACGAGCATCCGTGGTCGGCGCTGGCCGGATTGGCGGGCTACGACTCGGTTTCCGTGGACGTGCTGGCCGGGGCCTCGGCGGGCGGCTTGAACGCGACGTTGCTGTCCGCGTCGATCGTCTACGGCATGCCGTTCGAGGACATGCGCGAACTCTGGGTGCGCCTGGCGGACCTGGAGGCGATGTGCCGTGCGGTGCCGAAGTTCTGGCAGCGCCGCCCGGACTCGCTGCTGGAAGGCGACGGTTACTTCCGCGCCGAACTCGCGAGGCTGATCACCGAGCTGACGCCCGCTCCCAAGGACGCCCGCAACCTGGGCCACCGGCTGGATCTGCTGCTGACAGCGACGCTGCTGGATCCGGTGCTGGAACGGCATTTCGACGGCAGATCGGGCGCGTTGACCGAGCAGCGCCGCACCGCCACCTTCCGCTTCCGCCACCGCGGTCGTTCCGGGCAGCCGCTGTCGGACTTCGGCACCGGCAAGGAGTTCCCGGCGACCGCGTTGCGCTTGGCGCAGGCCGCGCGCGCCACCTCGTCGTTCCCGTTCGCCTTCGAACCCGCGCAGGTGCATTCCAGCACCGGAACACCGCCGCCCGGTGAACCGGACATGTTCGGGGTGTTCTCCGAGAACACCGCCGACCCGCGGCCGTACCGGGTGATCGACGGCGGGGTGCTGGACAACATCCCGGTCACCGCCGCGGTGGAGGCGATGGCCGAAGTTCCCACGGAACGTCCCAGCGCACGCTGGTTGCTGTACCTGAACCCGGAGCCGGAGACCGTCGGCGAGGGCAGACCGCTGAGCCGTCAGCTCGCATTGCCGGTGGCGTCCACGGCGCTGAGCGCCCGCATGTCGCAGGAGTCGCTGCTGGCCGACATCCACGCGTTGGACGAGCACAACGCCGCGGTGCAGCGCACCGAACTGCGCCGCAGATCCGTGTTCGCGCCCCTGCTGCCCGCGGACCCCGCAGAGCAGGAAGCGGTGCTGTTCTCCCAGGTCGAGCAGGTCGAGGCGGAGTACGCGGTGGTCCGCGCGGAACTGGACGCCCAGGCGGTGCTGCGGCTGCTGGTGGAGCCTGCGGGCACCGAGGACGGCAGGCTGCTGCCGCCGGTGGTGGGGGATCCGCTCGACGGCTGGTCACCGCAGGTCCGCACGGTGCTGGGGCGGCGGTTGTCGACGGGGCTGGCGGGGCTCGCCGCGGCGGAGCCGAATCGGGTCTTCGACGATGTGCGCGGACTGTCCTCCGGGGTGCAGGAGTGCCTGGACTGGGCGCGGGACATCGGCCGTTGGGCCGCGGTCGACCAGTTGCCGGTGATCGGCGGTTGCAAGTCGGCGCTGTACCGGCTGCGCACGTTCGCCGAGGTCCTGGAGGGCCACGCGGATCGCTACTGGATCAACGGCGCCGTCCTGGAACCGATCGTGGAATTGGGCGAACTCGCGGATTGGGTGCTGCGGGTCGCGGAGCGCCGCGAGCGGGTGCAGCACCGGTTGCCGTCGCCGGTCCGGCCGCTGCTGGGCGCGGTGCTCAACGAGGTCGAGCAGGGCACCCGTTTCCAGCGCGCGCTGGAGGATTTCGCCGCCGAACTGGAGTCCATGGCCGACTCGTCCGGGGCCGACGCGGTGCCGTGGGACGAGCACGGAGTGGACGCGATCGCCGAGGCCCGCGTCGTGCTGCACCGGATCGCGGACCGGCTCGCCGCCGCCGCACCGCCGCGCACCCGCTCCGAGTCGCCCGCGCAGATCGGCTACGGCCTGTTGGAGCGGACCGAACGCCGCCCCGACGTGCTGCGCGCACTGGTGGTGCTCACCGCGCCGCTGGACGTGGGGCGGTCGCCGGGAGATCGGATCAACTTCCTGCGGGTCGTCAGCGACGCGCCGTCACCGCTGCCGTTCGACGCGCTGCGCAACGAAGGACAGCTGCGCGTCGAGGACAAGGTGCGCGGCGGCGACCTGGCCAACTTCGGGGCGTTCCTGTCCGCGCGGTGGCGTGCGAACGACTGGATGTGGGGCCGGCTGGACGCGGCTTCGGCGCTGGTCGGGCTGTTGCTGGTGCCCGCGCGTCTGCTGCGCCACAGCGCCGAGCTGGGACCGGAGGGCATCGCGGAGCGGCTGCGGGTCATCGTCACGACCCCGACTCGCGCGGAGCTCGGCGAGACGGCGAACTCGGAGCGTTGGCAGGGGTTCCTGACCGAGTTGTGGACACGGCACGCGGACCAGGTGCGGGCGGAGCTGGCGGCGATGTTCGCCGATCCGGTCGACGAGCACCCGCTGACCGAGACGAAGGCGCTGGTCGTCGAACGACTGCACTGGACGATCGCGGCGCAGGAACTGCCGTTCGTCGCCACCGTCGCCGCCGGAGCCGATCCGGCGGAGCCCCGGTTGCCGGACATCCCGGAGCCGCAGCGGCTCACCCGCGACGTGGAGCGGTACTCGGTGGGCAAGCAGCGCGTCGTCGATCTCGGTGAGCCCCGGCTCGCCTCGGTCGCGACCAGATCGGCTCTGGTGGCCTATCGCGCGGTGCGGCCGGGAACGTCCGGGGTGCTGCGGCTGCTCGGCCGGGTGGCGATGACTTTGATCAAACCGGTGCTGCTGCTGGCGGTGCTGGCCGTGGCGGCGCCGCGCCGGGTGGCGCTGATCCTGTTCCTCGGTGCCACCGCGGTGGCGCTCAGCGGGGTCGCGCCCGCCGGGACCGACGTGGCGCCTCACATGCGCGAGTACTCGCTGACCTGCCCGGCCGAAGCGCCGCCACCGGACGCCACGATGTCCTGCCTGCTCAACGAGCCCGCGACGGCGATCGGTGCCCGGATAGCGGTGGTGCCGCACGAGTCCTCCGCGGTGACGGTGCTGCGCCCGTTCACCTACGATCCGTTCACGATGAACCTGGGGGTGCTGCTGGCGCTGCTGGTGGCCGCGGTGTCCGCGCTGTGGCTCGGGTTCCGGTTGGCGGGCCACGGCAAGGGACTCGCCCGGTGGCTGCCCGCGGTGTTCATCGCGGCGGCGATGACGACGGCCCTGCTGTGGACGGCGAGCTCCGGGTTCACCCTCGGCCCGCAAGGACTGGTGTTGGCGGCGGTGCTGCTGACCTGGCTGGGGTCGCTCGGCCTGCGGCCGCTGGGCAGGGCGGTCGCGGCGGTGTTGTCCGCGGTGGTGTTCGCCGGGGCGATGTGGCTGGCGGAGCCCGCGGTCGGTGCGGTGGACTGGCTGCTGCCCGCGTCGATCGTCGCCGCCTACGCGCACATGGTGCTGCTCTCGACGGTGGATCTGCTGCGACCACGCCCACGTCCGGAGCGTTCCGAGCCGGGCGCCCGGCCCAGGGCGAAGCCGGATTCCGCCCGATCGGATGCCGTGCGCGCGGCGCCTGCCACGGGCGGGTGA
- a CDS encoding type II toxin-antitoxin system Phd/YefM family antitoxin, giving the protein MKTMSYSESRAKYAETLNSVVDDREEVVITRSGHEPVVMVALDDYESLKETAYLLKSPENARRLLASIERLEHGGGTTRDLIE; this is encoded by the coding sequence ATGAAAACCATGTCGTACTCGGAATCTCGTGCGAAGTACGCCGAGACGCTCAACTCCGTCGTCGACGATCGCGAGGAAGTGGTGATCACTCGCTCCGGACACGAACCGGTGGTGATGGTCGCGCTCGATGACTACGAGTCGTTGAAGGAGACGGCCTACCTGCTCAAGAGCCCGGAGAACGCGCGCCGCCTGCTCGCCTCCATCGAGCGCTTGGAACACGGTGGCGGCACGACTCGGGACCTCATCGAATGA
- a CDS encoding HpcH/HpaI aldolase/citrate lyase family protein: MVDEEDLVVDRRRARRSCLAVPGSSAKMIDKARGLAVDSFFLDLEDAVAPLAKAEARGRVVAALNEGGWDGKIRSVRVNDLTSEWTYRDVVEVVEGAGANLDTIVLPKVSGPDHVRWLDLTLTQIERATGLEVGRIGIEAQIEDARGLVEVDAIVAASPRIETLIFGPADFMASINMRSMVVGEQPPGYDVGDAYHYVLMRMLMAARAHDVQAIDGPYLAIKDVDGLRRVGGRSAALGFDGKWVLHPAQVDAVNELFSPRQEDYDHAENVLAAYDWHTSEAGGKRGAAMLGDEMIDEASRKMALVIAGKGRAAGMSRTDPWTPPV, from the coding sequence GTGGTTGATGAGGAGGATCTTGTGGTCGATCGCCGACGTGCCCGCCGCAGCTGCCTGGCCGTTCCCGGTTCCAGCGCGAAGATGATCGACAAGGCGCGGGGGCTGGCGGTGGACTCGTTCTTCCTGGACTTGGAGGATGCGGTCGCGCCACTCGCGAAGGCCGAGGCTCGCGGCCGGGTGGTGGCGGCGCTGAACGAGGGCGGCTGGGACGGCAAGATCCGTTCCGTGCGGGTCAACGACCTCACCTCGGAGTGGACCTACCGGGACGTGGTGGAGGTCGTCGAGGGTGCGGGGGCGAACCTGGACACGATCGTGCTGCCGAAGGTCTCCGGCCCGGATCATGTGCGCTGGCTCGACCTCACGCTGACCCAGATCGAGCGCGCCACCGGCCTGGAGGTCGGCCGGATCGGCATCGAAGCGCAGATCGAGGACGCGCGCGGACTGGTCGAGGTGGACGCGATCGTCGCCGCCTCACCCCGGATCGAGACGCTGATCTTCGGCCCCGCCGATTTCATGGCCTCGATCAACATGCGTTCGATGGTCGTCGGCGAGCAGCCGCCCGGCTACGACGTGGGCGACGCCTACCACTACGTGCTGATGCGGATGCTGATGGCGGCTCGGGCGCACGACGTGCAAGCCATCGACGGCCCGTACTTGGCGATCAAGGACGTGGACGGGTTGCGCCGGGTCGGCGGGCGGTCGGCCGCGCTGGGCTTCGACGGCAAGTGGGTGCTGCATCCGGCGCAGGTGGACGCGGTGAACGAGTTGTTCTCGCCGCGCCAGGAGGATTACGACCACGCGGAGAACGTGCTCGCCGCCTACGACTGGCACACCTCCGAGGCGGGCGGCAAGCGCGGCGCGGCGATGCTCGGCGACGAGATGATCGACGAGGCGTCCCGGAAGATGGCGCTGGTGATCGCGGGCAAGGGGCGCGCGGCCGGAATGTCCCGCACGGACCCGTGGACGCCGCCTGTTTAA
- a CDS encoding CAP domain-containing protein, whose product MFVLHRSIPGSPAFRRTKPILLCALLSAAAMFVPSANASRMDARTAEVVDRTNAARAEAGCGPLTPIPELERSAQAHAADMAAHDFFAHSDAAGPVLLRLLPRPGRTAENIAAGNASPAETFHQWMTSPGHRVNIQNCAYTGIGVGHAFDPHSSYGHYWVQEFTGP is encoded by the coding sequence ATGTTCGTTCTCCACCGGTCGATTCCCGGCTCCCCCGCCTTTCGGCGGACGAAGCCGATCCTGCTCTGCGCGTTGCTGAGCGCCGCCGCGATGTTCGTCCCGTCCGCGAACGCGAGCCGGATGGACGCCCGCACCGCGGAGGTCGTGGACCGCACGAACGCGGCCCGCGCCGAAGCCGGATGCGGGCCGCTTACACCGATTCCCGAACTCGAGCGCTCCGCCCAGGCGCACGCCGCCGACATGGCCGCGCACGACTTCTTCGCCCATTCCGACGCCGCCGGGCCGGTGCTCCTGCGGCTCCTGCCGCGCCCCGGCCGGACGGCCGAGAACATCGCCGCGGGCAACGCGTCACCAGCCGAGACGTTCCACCAGTGGATGACCAGCCCCGGTCACCGCGTGAACATCCAGAACTGCGCCTACACCGGCATCGGCGTGGGACACGCCTTCGACCCGCACAGCAGCTACGGCCACTACTGGGTCCAGGAGTTCACAGGCCCCTGA
- a CDS encoding ABC transporter substrate-binding protein, translated as MRVRERDRAAVRRAVALGLAVAAAATVTACAPPQSANTVNLYYAPEENLQTVVDKCNDEAQGKFKIVYHKLPRDADGQREQLVRRLAAQDDGMDVLGLDTTWTAEFARAGWVREWTGEDRQQAEAGTLSGPLESARYGGKLFGAPKNTNVQLLWYRSDVVRTPPRTWDDMIEQARRLKAEGRPATVLIPGAQFEGYVVQYNTLLASAGGKLISDDGTRAVVDEGAVRALEQLKALADSGLTSPSMSNAQEDDIRLEFQQGDAAFQLNWPFVYPSMQEDAPEIARNVHWARYPTSDPNRPSKVTIGGFNLAVSAYSPRPAASFDAALCLRSAENQRFSAVKDGLPPTIESVYAAPEMAAEYPMRDTILEELRDPAIRPITPAYQNVSTVLSKLLSPASAIDPPRTAERMRTEVQNALDSQGVMP; from the coding sequence GTGAGGGTGCGAGAACGCGATCGGGCAGCGGTGCGGCGGGCCGTGGCGCTGGGGTTGGCGGTGGCGGCCGCGGCGACGGTGACGGCGTGCGCGCCGCCGCAGAGCGCGAACACGGTGAACCTCTACTACGCGCCTGAGGAGAACCTGCAGACGGTCGTCGACAAGTGCAACGACGAAGCCCAAGGCAAGTTCAAGATCGTCTACCACAAGTTGCCGCGGGACGCGGACGGGCAGCGCGAGCAGCTGGTGCGCAGGCTCGCCGCGCAGGACGACGGCATGGACGTCCTGGGGCTGGACACCACGTGGACCGCCGAGTTCGCGCGGGCGGGCTGGGTCCGGGAGTGGACCGGCGAGGACCGGCAGCAGGCTGAGGCGGGCACGCTCTCCGGGCCGCTGGAATCCGCGCGCTACGGCGGGAAGCTGTTCGGGGCGCCGAAGAACACCAACGTCCAGCTGCTCTGGTACCGCTCGGATGTGGTGCGGACCCCTCCGCGCACCTGGGACGACATGATCGAACAGGCGCGGCGGCTGAAGGCCGAGGGGCGCCCGGCGACGGTCCTGATCCCCGGCGCCCAGTTCGAGGGCTACGTGGTGCAGTACAACACGCTGCTCGCCTCCGCCGGAGGCAAGCTCATCTCCGACGACGGCACCAGAGCTGTGGTCGACGAGGGCGCGGTGCGAGCGCTGGAACAGCTCAAAGCGCTCGCCGACTCCGGGCTGACCAGCCCGTCCATGTCCAACGCGCAGGAAGACGACATCCGCCTCGAGTTCCAGCAGGGTGACGCGGCGTTCCAGCTCAACTGGCCGTTCGTCTACCCGTCCATGCAGGAGGACGCCCCGGAGATCGCGCGGAACGTGCACTGGGCGCGCTACCCCACGTCGGATCCGAACCGGCCCAGCAAGGTGACCATCGGCGGGTTCAACCTCGCGGTCAGCGCGTACTCGCCGCGCCCGGCGGCCTCCTTCGACGCCGCGCTGTGCCTGCGCAGCGCGGAGAACCAGCGGTTCTCCGCCGTCAAGGACGGACTGCCGCCCACCATCGAATCCGTCTACGCCGCACCGGAAATGGCCGCGGAGTACCCGATGCGGGACACCATCCTGGAGGAACTGCGGGACCCGGCGATCCGCCCCATCACTCCGGCGTACCAGAACGTCTCGACCGTGCTGTCGAAGCTGCTGTCGCCGGCATCGGCGATCGACCCGCCGCGCACCGCCGAGCGGATGCGCACCGAGGTGCAGAACGCCCTCGACTCGCAGGGGGTGATGCCCTGA
- a CDS encoding general stress protein — protein MSSPFSGSARPAPGSPNSMPTPPTGWPIGSYGTYEEAQRAVDHLAGADFPVREVTIVGVDLMLVERITGKLTWGKVVAGGAASGAWIGLLIGLVMSIATPPGTGALSSMLAGLGGGIVIGIGFAAAGYLAMRGRRDFSSASQLVAGRYDVLAQPRNAEHGRNLLAHLAMRPQTSH, from the coding sequence GTGTCTTCCCCGTTTTCCGGCTCGGCTCGGCCGGCGCCGGGTTCACCGAACAGCATGCCCACCCCGCCGACGGGGTGGCCGATCGGCTCCTACGGCACGTACGAGGAGGCGCAGCGCGCCGTCGACCACCTCGCCGGTGCCGACTTCCCGGTTCGGGAGGTCACCATCGTCGGCGTCGACCTGATGCTCGTGGAGCGGATCACCGGCAAGTTGACCTGGGGCAAAGTGGTCGCGGGCGGCGCCGCATCCGGTGCGTGGATCGGGCTGCTCATCGGCCTGGTGATGAGCATCGCGACGCCGCCGGGCACGGGTGCGCTCAGCTCGATGCTGGCCGGTTTGGGCGGCGGCATCGTGATCGGCATCGGTTTCGCCGCTGCCGGTTACCTGGCGATGCGCGGGCGCCGGGACTTCTCCTCGGCGAGCCAGCTCGTCGCGGGCCGCTACGACGTGCTCGCCCAGCCCCGCAACGCCGAACACGGCCGCAACCTGCTGGCCCACCTCGCGATGCGCCCGCAAACCTCCCACTGA